TCGTCGGTTTATATACAAGTTCATGTTGCTGCTGGAGCACTATGTACGTTCCATTTCAGTTTAGATGGGATCGAATATCAACAGATTGGAGATCCATTTGTTGCCAAGCCTGGAGGGTGGGTAGGTGCAAAGATTGGACTTTTCTGTTCACCAATAGGGTATGAATCGGAGAATGATTTTGTTGACTTTGAATGGATAAGTATTAAAGAGTAATTTAGGCATTTTTATAACGTGAGGAGATGCGAAATGCATAAGAAACTAAATGACACAGATCAGTATTGGCTAGATTGTACTTGGGAAAAGATACAAGTGAAAATGTCCGCAGAATGCGAACGCGTAGGTGATCATATTCCTTATGTTCCAGTTAATGGAGAATATCGTGAAGATAAAGGAGATACGGATATTTATTGGTGGACCAACGGCTTCTGGCCGGGCATGTTGTGGCATATGTATCAAGCTACCCAAGAAGAACCTTACAAAACTGCAGCAGAAGGAGTAGAACGTCGTTTAGATGCAGCGTTAGAGGGGTTCGAGGGATTGCATCATGATGTTGGATTCATGTGGTTGCATTCCGCGGTTGCAAACTACCGGTTGACGGGTAATGAAAGAAGTAAAACACGCGGATTGCATGCGGCTAACCTATTGGCTGGCAGATACAATCCAAGGGGCCGTTTTATTCGGGCTTGGAATGACGATTGCACAGGCTGGATCATTGTAGACAGTATGATGAACATTCCCTTGTTATATTGGGCGAGCATGGAGACGAATGACCCGCGGTTTCGTTTTATCGCGATGGATCATGCAGATACGGTACTGAGTCGAATTGTGCGTTCCGATGGGTCATGTAACCATATTGCCATTTTGAATCCAGAGAACGGTGAACTATTGGAAGCACCGGGAGGACAAGGTTTTGCATCTGGATCAGCATGGTCCAGAGGACAGTCCTGGGCGCTGTACGGCTTTGCTTTGAGCTATCGTTACACGAAGGATGACCGCTATCTGAGCGCTGCAAAAAGCATCGCTCATTACTTCATCACTCAAGTGTCCACAACGGGTTTCGTGCCGTTAGTTGACTTCCGCTCACCTGAAGAACCAGTGAAATGGGATACAACGGCAGGTCTCTGCGCAGCATGTGGGTTACTTGAACTTGCCGAGACAGTACCAGAGCTTGAGCAACCGGTCTATCGCAATGCTGCGATTCGGATTTTACAATCAACGGATGAACGCTTCGCGAACTGGAACCCGAACGAAGATGCGATTATTTCAGGTGGGACAGAAGCGTATCACAGTATAAAGAACAACGAGGTTCCTATTATTTACGGTGATTATTTCTTTATTGAAGCTGTACTGCGTCTCAAAGAAAAGCATGTTCTTATTTGGTGATTTTTTGATGACTAGGTACTATCTATGATGACTGTCGATTGGTATGAGATTATTATAAGATGGCCGATTCAATTGGATCGGTCTATTCTTAAATTACAATGAATCGTGTAAAAGTACTATATATGGAATAAG
Above is a genomic segment from Paenibacillus sp. HWE-109 containing:
- a CDS encoding glycoside hydrolase family 88 protein, whose product is MHKKLNDTDQYWLDCTWEKIQVKMSAECERVGDHIPYVPVNGEYREDKGDTDIYWWTNGFWPGMLWHMYQATQEEPYKTAAEGVERRLDAALEGFEGLHHDVGFMWLHSAVANYRLTGNERSKTRGLHAANLLAGRYNPRGRFIRAWNDDCTGWIIVDSMMNIPLLYWASMETNDPRFRFIAMDHADTVLSRIVRSDGSCNHIAILNPENGELLEAPGGQGFASGSAWSRGQSWALYGFALSYRYTKDDRYLSAAKSIAHYFITQVSTTGFVPLVDFRSPEEPVKWDTTAGLCAACGLLELAETVPELEQPVYRNAAIRILQSTDERFANWNPNEDAIISGGTEAYHSIKNNEVPIIYGDYFFIEAVLRLKEKHVLIW